From one Peromyscus maniculatus bairdii isolate BWxNUB_F1_BW_parent chromosome 17, HU_Pman_BW_mat_3.1, whole genome shotgun sequence genomic stretch:
- the Mcf2l gene encoding guanine nucleotide exchange factor DBS isoform X19, translating to MKVPVMMLSSVPELHGYIDKSQLTEDLGGTLDYCHSRWLCHRTAIESFALMVKQTAQMLQTFGTELAETELPNDVQSTSLVLSVHTEKKAKAKEDLQLALKEGNGILESLREPLAESTSHSVNQDQLDNQATVQRLLAQLNETEAAFDEFWAKHQQKLEQCLQLRHFEQGFREVKTTLDSMSQKIAAFTDVGNSLAHVQHLLKDLTSFEEKSSVAVDRARALSLEGQQLIENKHYAVDSIHPKCEELQHLCDHFATEITRRRGLLSKSLELHSLLEMSMKWCDEGIFLLASQPVDKCQSQDGAEAALQEIEKFLETGAENKIQELNKIYKEYECILNQDLLEHVQKVFQKQESTEEMFHRRQASLKKLAAKQTRPVQPVAPRPEALTKSPSPSPGSWRSSESSSSEGSALRRGPYRRAKSEMSESRQGRTSSTGDEEESLAILRRHVMNELLDTERAYVEELLCVLEGYAAEMDNPLMAHLISTGLQNKKSILFGNMEEIYHFHNRIFLRDLESCIDCPELVGRCFLERMEEFQIYEKYCQNKPRSESLWRQCSDCPFFQECQKKLDHKLSLDSYLLKPVQRITKYQLLLKEMLKYSKNCEGAEDLQEALSSILGILKAVNDSMHLIAITGYDGNLSDLGKLLMQGSFSVWTDHKKGHTKVKELARFKPMQRHLFLHEKAVLFCKKREENGEGYEKAPSYSYKQSLNMTAVGITENVKGDAKKFEIWYNAREEVYIIQAPTPEIKAAWVNEIRKVLTSQLQACREASQHRALEQSHSLPLPAPSSTSPTKGGNSRNVKKLEDRKTDPLSLEGYVSSSSLPKPPEKGKDDAVPSSTSESSALSRKRFTLQGLANLKGQKASPTSPDKKAKRHEVKSDPTPFGLRGWSKTSHSLEAPEEDGGWSSAEELINSSDAEEDGGLGPGKLVPGKYTVVMDDEKEGPDTLAMRTGDMVEVVEEGAEGLWYVRDLTSSKEGWVPASSLSTLLGKSSSAQCLSSSDSSPGSAVLSTSSSCSEGCPTPFSELQG from the exons gtCATGATGCTGAGCTCAGTGCCAGAGCTACACGGCTACATCGATAAATCCCAGCTGACCGAGGACCTCGGGGGGACCCTGGACTACTGCCACTCCAGGTGGCTGTGCCACCGCACA GCAATCGAAAGCTTTGCCCTGATGGTGAAGCAGACGGCCCAGATGCTGCAGACCTTTGGGACCGAGCTGGCTGAAACGGAACTGCCCAACGATGTCCAGTCCACCAGCCTGGTGCTCAGCGTTCACACGGAGAAGAAGGCAAAAGCGAAG GAGGATCTTCAGCTGGCGCTGAAGGAGGGCAACGGCATCCTAGAGAGCCTCAGGGAGCCCCTGGCTGAGAGCACTTCCCACAGCGTGAACCAAGACCAGCTGGACAATCAGGCCACCGTGCAGAG gcTCCTGGCCCAGCTGAATGAAACCGAAGCCGCCTTTGACGAGTTCTGGGCAAAGCATCAGCAGAAGCTGGAACAGTGCCTGCAGCTGCGGCATTTTGAGCAAGGCTTCCGGGAG gtcAAAACCACCTTGGATTCCATGTCTCAGAAGATCGCCGCCTTCACTGACGTTGGCAACAGCCTGGCGCATGTGCAGCACCTCCTGAAGGACCTGACCAGCTTTGAGGAGAAGTCCAGC GTGGCTGTGGACAGGGCCCGAGCCCTGTCCCTGGAGGGTCAGCAGCTGATTGAGAACAAGCACTACGCCGTCGACTCCATCCACCCCAAGTGTGAGGAGCTCCAGCATCTCTGTGACCACTTCGCCACCGAGATCACCAGGAGGAGGGGCCTTCTCAGCAAGTCCCTGGAGCTGCATAGCCTCCTGGAGATG TCCATGAAGTGGTGTGACGAGGGGATCTTCCTGCTGGCCTCACAGCCTGTGGACAAGTGCCAGTCCCAGGATGGTGCGGAGGCCGCCCTCCAGGAAATCGAGAAGTTTTTGGAGACTGGTGCAGAAAATAAGATTCAGGAGCTCAATAAGATTTACAAAGAATACGAATGCATCCTCAACCAGGACCTTCTG GAACACGTGCAAAAAGTCTTCCAGAAGCAAGAGAGCACTGAGGAGATGTTCCACCGCAGGCAGGCCAGCCTGAAGAAACTGGCAGCCAAGCAGACGCGGCCTGTACAGCCCGTGGCCCCCCGGCCGGAGGCGCTCACCAAGTCCCCCTCCCCGTCACCAG GCTCCTGGCGAAGCTCCGAGAGCTCCAGCTCTGAGGGTAGTGCACTCCGCAGAGGGCCCTACAGGAGAGCCAAG AGTGAAATGAGCGAGAGCCGGCAGGGCCGAACCAGCTCCACGGGGGATGAGGAAGAGAGCCTGGCCATCCTGCGCAG ACACGTGATGAATGAGCTCCTGGACACGGAGCGGGCCTACGTAGAGGAGCTGCTCTGTGTCTTAGAG GGCTATGCCGCAGAGATGGACAACCCCTTGATGGCACACCTCATCTCAACAGGCCTGCAAAACAAGAAGAGCATTCTGTTCGGAAACATGGAGGAGATCTATCACTTCCATAACAG AATATTCCTGCGGGACCTGGAGAGCTGCATAGACTGCCCAGAGCTGGTGGGGAGGTGCTTTCTGGAGAGG ATGGAGGAGTTCCAGATCTACGAGAAGTACTGTCAGAACAAGCCGCGGTCCGAGAGCCTGTGGAGACAATGCTCCGACTGCCCCTTCTTCCAG GAGTGCCAGAAGAAGCTGGACCACAAGCTGAGCCTCGACTCCTACCTGCTGAAACCTGTGCAAAGAATAACCAAGTACCAGCTGCTGCTCAAG GAAATGTTGAAATACAGCAAGAACTGTGAGGGAGCCGAGGACCTGCAAGAGGCGCTGAGCTCCATCCTGGGCATCCTCAAGGCGGTGAACGACTCCATGCACCTCATCGCCATCACTGGCTATGAT GGAAACCTCAGTGACCTGGGGAAGCTGTTGATGCAAGGTTCCTTCAGTGTGTGGACAGACCACAAGAAGGGCCACACCAAGGTGAAGGAGCTGGCCAGGTTCAAGCCCATGCAGCGGCACCTGTTTCTGCACGAGAAGGCTGTCCTCTTCTgcaagaagagggaggaaaacgGGGAGGGGTATGAGAAGGCTCCTTCCTACAGCTACAAGCAGTCCTTGAAT ATGACAGCGGTTGGCATCACAGAGAACGTGAAGGGTGACGCCAAGAAGTTCGAGATCTGGTACAATGCAAGAGAGGAAGTTTACATCATCCAG GCACCGACTCCTGAGATAAAAGCAGCATGGGTGAATGAGATTCGGAAGGTTCTGACCAGCCAGCTCCAGGCCTGCCGTG aggccagccaACACAGAGCCCTGGAGCAGTCTCACAGCCTTCCTTTGCCGGCGCCATCCAGCACCAG CCCCACAAAAGGAGGGAACTCGAGAAATGTCAAGAAGctggaagacaggaagacagaccCACTGAGCCTGGAAGGATATGTGAGCTCGTCGTCATTGCCAAAGCCCCCCGAGAAGGGCAAAG ACGATGCGGTCCCTAGTTCTACCTCTGAAAGCTCTGCGCTTTCCAGAAAGCGCTTCACGCTGCAGGGCTTGGCTAACCTCAAAGGTCAGAAAG cCTCTCCGACCAGTCCTGACAAAAAAGCCAAGCGGCATGAAGTCAAGAGCGACCCGACCCCCTTTGGTTTGCGAG GCTGGAGCAAAACGTCCCACTCACTGGAGGCCCCTGAAGAAGACGGAGGCTGGTCCAGTGCCGAGGAGCTCATCAATTCCTCTGATGCAGAAGAAGACGGTGGACTGGGCCCTGGGAAGCTG GTTCCGGGTAAATACACGGTGGTGATGGATGACGAGAAGGAGGGCCCAGACACGCTTGCCATGAGGACGGGAGATATGGTGGAGGTTGTGGAAGAGGGCGCCGAGGGCCTCTG GTATGTCCGGGACCTGACCAGCAGCAAGGAGGGATGGGTGCCAGCCAGCAGTCTGTCCACCCTCCTGGGCAAATCCAGCTCGGCTCAGTGTCTGAGCAGCTCAG ACTCCAGCCCAGGGTCAGCCGTGCTGAGCACCTCCTCCAGCTGCAGCGAGGgctgccccacccccttctccgAGCTCCAGGGATAG